One stretch of Peptostreptococcaceae bacterium DNA includes these proteins:
- the trpE gene encoding anthranilate synthase component I, whose amino-acid sequence MYKPSLNEAKMLSGDYGRIPVSRTMYSDIRTPIEVLKILQSVSRNCYILESLEDPNKWGRYTFLGYDPKLEITCTDGVVAIKEDSSVTIKTDDPGAQIMKIIEENKSPYFHHLPPFAGGLVGYFSYDYIKYSEPSLKITAKDEGKFKDFDLMLFDKVIAFDNLKQEIILMVNVKTDDIEVAYNEGLRDLDEMAKLIAKGIESKPKPLKIKSEFRPLFDKKTYCEMVGKAKDYIREGDIFQVVLSNRLEADVEGSLLDTYRVLRNTNPSPYMFYFSSDDIEIAGASPETLVKLQDGTLYTFPLAGTRPRGKTIEEDLLLEKNLLSDQKELAEHNMLVDLGRNDIGKISKFGSVAVEKYLSIERFSHVMHIGSTVVGEIREDKTVLDAVSSVLPAGTLSGAPKIRACEIIDELEDNKRGIYGGAIGYISFTGNLDTCIAIRIAFKKDNKVFVRSGAGIVADSVPEKEFEECIHKAQAVIDALKLSEGGLDQ is encoded by the coding sequence ATGTACAAACCAAGTTTGAATGAAGCAAAAATGCTGTCTGGAGATTATGGGAGAATTCCGGTCAGCCGGACAATGTATTCGGACATCCGTACGCCGATTGAGGTTCTCAAGATTCTGCAATCTGTGAGCAGGAACTGCTATATATTGGAAAGTCTCGAGGATCCCAATAAATGGGGCCGCTATACATTTCTAGGATATGATCCAAAGCTTGAGATTACATGTACCGATGGTGTGGTTGCAATAAAGGAAGATTCATCCGTCACAATTAAGACAGACGATCCAGGAGCCCAAATAATGAAAATTATCGAAGAAAACAAGAGTCCATATTTTCACCATCTGCCTCCTTTTGCAGGAGGGCTTGTAGGATACTTTTCTTACGATTACATCAAGTACAGCGAGCCTTCGTTGAAAATAACTGCGAAAGATGAAGGGAAATTCAAGGATTTTGATTTGATGCTGTTCGACAAGGTGATAGCCTTTGACAATTTGAAGCAAGAAATAATTCTGATGGTAAATGTTAAGACGGATGATATTGAAGTGGCCTACAATGAAGGGTTGAGAGATCTCGATGAGATGGCCAAGCTCATTGCAAAAGGCATAGAGTCTAAGCCGAAGCCTTTGAAAATCAAATCTGAATTCCGGCCGCTATTCGATAAAAAAACATATTGCGAGATGGTGGGAAAGGCGAAGGATTATATCCGCGAAGGAGATATATTTCAAGTCGTACTGTCAAATCGTTTGGAAGCCGATGTTGAGGGAAGCCTCCTTGACACCTACCGGGTGCTGCGAAACACAAACCCTTCGCCCTACATGTTTTACTTCTCCAGCGACGACATAGAAATCGCCGGCGCATCGCCGGAAACATTGGTAAAATTGCAGGATGGCACACTATACACCTTCCCGTTGGCCGGTACAAGGCCAAGGGGGAAAACAATTGAAGAAGATTTATTGCTGGAAAAAAACCTCTTGAGCGATCAGAAAGAGCTGGCCGAGCATAACATGCTTGTCGATCTGGGGAGAAACGATATTGGAAAAATCAGCAAATTCGGGTCAGTTGCGGTAGAAAAATATTTGTCGATAGAACGGTTTTCCCATGTCATGCACATCGGATCGACGGTAGTCGGTGAAATTCGGGAAGACAAGACTGTGCTAGATGCCGTCAGTTCGGTGCTTCCCGCCGGCACATTGTCAGGCGCGCCGAAAATTCGAGCCTGCGAAATCATCGACGAGCTGGAAGACAACAAGCGCGGCATTTACGGAGGAGCAATTGGATATATATCTTTTACCGGCAATTTGGATACATGCATCGCCATACGCATAGCCTTTAAGAAAGACAACAAAGTGTTTGTACGTTCGGGAGCCGGTATTGTGGCGGACAGTGTGCCGGAAAAGGAATTCGAGGAGT